gtatgggagctgtaggctccgggtcataaGTTCctggtgacccccaattttttcggagtaagtactttatgatcTAATTCTAGACGAGAAATTGTAGAAAAtttcaccgtaggaagattttggcgcgaatgTCCGTAAAACCCGTCGGGACAGGAAAtccgagaagttgtaattttggcgtcaAAATAAACCCCTAGAAAATCGAGCTTGAAGATTTCACGTGCAGTTAACGGCCGGCTGAATAACTCAGTCccctacttgaaagccaattatgctgagccaatcagcgctcgcGCACGTGCTAAGCTTTCAATTGACACCCAATCATTTCACTCGTGATTGACGTGATacaagagattatcaaggtaagagagtgAATCCCCCATATAGGCCTTCTAACTAAGGTAATACAtcttaatctatttttagacatggtacCCAGTTTTTCCACGAATTTTACTCGCGCGAGTTTCCCGCGTTGCGTGTTTTCGTGGAGGAAACAACGGAGGAGAGTTATGGCGGACCGCGCTTCCTCGAAACGAAAGTTTGAAGTTTCTAACGCACCGTCGAACAAGCGGTCTTCAATTATATGCTCCTGGTATGGTAATCCCATGCAGCCGGATAAAattaattaaggattaatatcactcaTGTTTCCAGAAGTTATAGAAATTCCCCAAGTCGTAGAGCGACAAGGGCAAATTTAAACCTCAATTTTGCTAGGAATCATGTAATTATTCGTTTGTAACTGTGACCAAGTTAGGTTCGTGTTGTTATGCGAACAATATAGGGAGCAAAAAGACTGTTGCGTAATTCGTGGGAAACCATTTCAGTGTTTGTGAAGCAGTGAAGTGTGACACGCATAAATCAGCTGAATGAAATTTATATTTCTACAAATTATTTCTACAAGAATACAGGTAAAGTTTAGCCTGTTCACAACGTTTTGAATCTCGCGACACTCTTAAGtcatttagtttgtttttcattctaaAAAATATTTCTAAGCTAAATCTGGAACACAGCAAGAAATCCGAAGTGGAAATTTAGCAAATTAGTCGTCGTTGTTCACGCTTTCCAGACAACTCAGAAATtgggctcatcctcggtgtaaaagcctgtgaaactcacagatgacgtaacacaaaggaaaacaaaagagccaagaaacatcaaacaataacctaaccctaccacgagctaacaaaacaaagaaaaagtttcacaggtttttacaccgaggtaaaccccaGAAGTTCTTTTGCGGaggacgacaaagaaatgtacagaGATTTATTTATAACGTACAAGCACAGCCACTGCGCAcaaaaaagagataaaagaggctCTACCAGTAGGGTGAGCCATTGTTCTACACAACGTTTCCTTTGCCATTGCCGCTGGGAATTTTTCAAACTCCCTAATACTGCTACTGTCTCTTGCTTCTTACAACAAACCCCTCAAGTTTCTCTCGCAAACTTACATCTACGTCCGCGacttctcttttgtttttgtaagtcaCTCTCCTTCATTGCTTGCAGGAAAACGTTCACCCTTGTTCTGCATATTTTTGTCAGTAATTGTTCATAGACTGTTCGAACAGCAACAGATTCGGTGGTGACACCAACAGCCTTATcacagtttgaatcaattagaATTAGTCCGGATGGACAttcctctttcttctttctttttactgaAACCGGTATCTGTTTAAAGTCAAGTTCGTCGACAAAACGTATTAAAGGACTTTTTTCCACATTTGCCTCCATTTTGTCTCAGGAAGTTTCGCGTGGCCTTGCGTGTAAAGCCGCCGAGTTTGCCCCCTAAACGCGCGAGTAAAATTCGCGGAAGAACTGGgtaccatgtctaaaaatagattaagaTGGATTACCTTAGTTAGAGAGCCTAGATGGGGAATTCACTCTCTTACCTTGATGATCTCTTGAATAAAACTATGATAGAAATAAGAATCATtgcaatttaaaatatttttccttctgatcctttcctttcattttaattttttctttcaactgaCCCGCCTAGATTTGCAATTGCTATTTTGCGGGTTAGTCTATAGTAAGATCTGTTTGTCTCAGTTCGTTGGAGAGAATACTAACACGAAGGATCGACGCCGTGACAGGGAAAGGAGGTGTAAAGATCAGGGggctgtttctcgaaagtcccgaaaacctttcgggcccgaaaagccatttgtgaaactgccaatcgctcgttttggaaagtcaatcttttaacatgttttaaaggtaataaaaagaaaaatgactgtgaagtttgatgacttaaatcctttccgttcttgagatacaaaggaaattgtgacacccgaaaatggcctgtaaagtttcgggactttcgagaaacgggccccagaatCCCTCATGGCGTACAGGTTAGGGTTACGTGACTTGGTGACTTCTTTAGCTAAGCGCTCCGAACCTTTTTCTTTATACTTACTGGGTGACTTTCAATAGGAACAAATGCTCTTTATTAGATTTTAGTTCCTTCGGTTACAAGGAAAAATGATACAATGATATTTTAGGTCGCACGGAACCACCCACGCTTGCCTTGAACAAATTGAAGGGCAGCAAAGTCGTCGCACTTGATTCATCTTGATTCACCATGAACTTACAAAGTTCTTTATACCCCTGTCTTTCGATAGCCACATTAAATGTTTCTTTGTGGATGGGTTGTCCATCTACTTTGCCCGATTCCGGCGTTAAATAAAACGAAACGAGTACTCTGACACTCGCCAAGCATTGCAACAATTAGCAAGTGTTACAAAATTTGACACTCGGGCAGcctttatttcattttccaaCGAACCAACCTCTGATTGGCAGTGACCTGGACAGATGATTGCAACATATCATATCTCAACTTTTGTCTCAGTACATGTCAACTACAGTACAAATGAGCCACAGAGGTCACAGAACACGAGAATGGCATATTACGTTACATAACAATGACAGAAGACCTATTTCGAACCATCTTGAcagacaaattacatgtattcatgTAAGGGTTGTCTGATGGTCACGAAATTTTAAGGGCAGAAATCTCGATTCACGCACTACAACTTTTAAGGATCACGCATCACGGTATATATATTATTCACGAATCACGGCtgtatttcttcagttttcccGATACACACTCTGTTGTCGGGTCAATTCACGGATCACGAGAAACCCCTTCCAGCCCCTCCGGAAAGGGCTTTATAATCTTGAAAAATAATTGCCTTTTTTCTTCGAGTTTAAATAGAATAAATTTCTCGTCTTTCCTAGCTACAGAAAATGCTAAATACTCCTATAGTCTAAGGTATAAGGAAACTGCACTACAAATGAGGTTTCCGACTACGTATTACAAACATGTAATTGGTTGTTTCAAAAACGCTCTAGTAGCGCTATTCTGCCCTCACTTAGGATTTGCTTAGGGCACAACCCATATCAGTTTCTCGCCTTAGCTTGAGCTTTATTACCGCTTTCGTCTCAAACATCACCAACaccattttctttgtttgttttgtcattCATCTTGATATACGCCTCATTAAATTTGTCATCGATGAAACTTTCTACCAAACCTTGAATTTCTTCCACATCTGGACATCTCAGATCATTCAATCTCTGTCTAATCTCCTCCACAGCCGAGGATGTGGATCCACGATGGAGTTCCAAAGATGATCTCACTAACAGAATAACATCAAAAGGGAAGATCATTACGCTTATGGCAGAGCCAACGTAGTGCGCCACGCGCGTACCTGCCATAGCCGCGGTACGTGCCACGGCGCGTGCTGTGGCGATAGCTGACGTTGACAATGGGGCGGCGGCCGAGACCGCTCGGAAGAACTTAGCACCAATGTCCACTCTCTCTTTTGTTGATGAACCGATGACGTTAGAAAATATTCGCGCGCGCAAGAACTGGAACCCATTCCCTTCCCATTCCCTGAGTAGCAACGCGTCGTCAGGTAACGGCTTAAGCAACTCTGCTAACTGAGAGATAAAATCTTTCAGGGAGTCTAACTGCTGTTCAAGTTCAACGCAAGCTGTGTGATCCTCGTCAATTGCCAACTGAACATCTT
The genomic region above belongs to Montipora capricornis isolate CH-2021 chromosome 8, ASM3666992v2, whole genome shotgun sequence and contains:
- the LOC138059754 gene encoding apolipoprotein L2-like; this encodes MAKDDNRDDVAATKDSLIVNQTREGFEELHRLRMKLIYAFVQWIPIRQRTLKRLEELATKLHEHHRNVNVATITGASMGTVGGILSVAGLITAPFTFGAGIIVSLVGAGIGGTGGLAMSGSKVVEKILEKLRLKDVQLAIDEDHTACVELEQQLDSLKDFISQLAELLKPLPDDALLLREWEGNGFQFLRARIFSNVIGSSTKERVDIGAKFFRAVSAAAPLSTSAIATARAVARTAAMAGTRVAHYVGSAISVMIFPFDVILLVRSSLELHRGSTSSAVEEIRQRLNDLRCPDVEEIQGLVESFIDDKFNEAYIKMNDKTNKENGVGDV